DNA sequence from the Sulfurimonas sp. HSL3-7 genome:
AGCTGTTCGAACTGACCATCGGGTTGAGTTCAAGACGCTCAGCAATCTCATTACTGACAGCCACACAGATAAGCCCCCGTGCTTCCTTCGCCATAAAATTAACATGTTCCGGTGTTGAAAAGACAGAAGCATAAACAAGATCACCCTCGTTCTCTCTGTCTTCGTCATCGACCATAATAACCATCTTTCCTTTTTTAATCTCATCTATAGCATCTAGTACGCGTTGTATCGGTGTCATTCAAATCACTTTTTCTAAGAATATTTTTAATATATTTGTGGATTATAGTCAATTTCATCATAAAGTCATCTCAAGTCGGAGAGTTAGTTGAAATTCCTCTTTTTTTCGATGGCGTCTTGACAAACACCTCGTTTTTGTCTATAATTTCGGCCTTTGAAAGCAACTGGTTTTCAAAATCGTGTCGCGGAATAGAGCAGTTCGGTAGCTCGTCGGGCTCATAACCCGAAGGTCACAGGTTCAAATCCTGTTTCCGCAACCAATCTACTACATATTGGGGTATCGCCAAGCGGTAAGGCCTCGGTTTTTGGTACCGATATTCGGGGGTTCGAATCCCTCTACCCCATCCACTTTTATCTATCTTTCTCAAGATTTTTAAATTTTATTGATTTTCGTCTTAAGCAAGGCAGTTGAAACTGAGGAATACATCAGCTATCCGAAAGAACAGCTAACGCAGACAAGTGTTAAAACAAAGTCACAGTGAAGCACTAAATGCCGAATCGTGATAAGGCAAAAAGCAAAAAAATCAAATGGCGCGGAATAGAGCAGTTCGGTAGCTCGTCGGGCTCATAACCCGAAGGTCACAGGTTCAAATCCTGTTTCCGCAACCAATCCTTCAATACAATTCTCATACAAATACTTTATAAACTCAAAAACTCCACCTGCGACTAAAGTCACCAGCCATGATGATGCTTCGCATATCATCATGTCGCGTCGCCTAAAAAAGCCAAGCAGTTGACTTTTTATTAACGGCTTTTGCGGTTCAAATCCTGTTTCCGCAACCAATCCTTCAATACAATTCTCATACAAATACTTTATAAACTCAAAAACTCCACCTGCGACTAAAGTCACCAGCCATGATGATGCTTCGCATATCATCATGTCGCGTCGCCTAAAAAAGCCAAGCAGTTGACTTTTTATTAACGGCTTTTGCGGTTCAAATCCTGTTTCCGCAACCAATCCTTCAATACAATTCTCATACAAATACTTTATAAACTCAAAAACTCCACCTGCGACTAAAGTCACCAGCCATGATGATGCTTCGCATATCATCATGTCGCGTCGCCTAAAAAAGCAAAGCAGCTGACTTTTTATTAACAGCTTTGAAAATTCACATCCTTTTTCGCACCCATTTCCACACAGATATCTTCCGTAGGGATCTTTTTCAGAAAATGGTGCGTCGTACCAAAGCTCTTCTCATTTTTTTGTTGACAAAAACGCTACAATATCACTTTTTAAAGGATAGACAATGCTACCTAATTTAGATGTCACTTCAACCACGATGAATATCGTTTTAATGGTTGTAATTCTGGGCGCAGCTTTTTTTATATTAAAAGGGAAAAAAGAGAAGAAGTAACGCTACTTCCTGACTTCACGCCCGATCTCCCGCTCAACCGAGGCGATCTTCGTTTTAAGGCGGTTCGATTTTCCCTTACGGATATCGAACTTCAATGAAGAATAGACCCGTTCACAATCACCCAGTGCTTCATACGACTTCTCGACAATCTCCAACGCCTCGCGCATTGTCTCGGTCTCTACTATCGTGCCCATCGGTGTCAGCTGATAGGCTGCCCCGCTCTGGTCGATCATGTCGATAATACGACTCACATATTCGGAGACAGACGCGCCGTCGCGGCAGTCGTCACTTGTCGGGAACATCGCAAATTCCAGTAAAACACTCATTAACATTCCTTAAAATAGTTTGGTATCTCGGAGAGGATCTTTTGGTAGATCTTCTCAAAATCGCTTGAATAGACCCTTGTTCCACCGATAGAGGTGATGAAGTTGGTATCGCCTCTCCAGCGCGGCACCAGATGCAGGTGGATATGCTCTGCGATCCCCGCACCGGCAGCACCGCCCAAATTCATACCAATATTGACCCCCTGGGCATTGAAGGACTCTTTTAAAAGCCGCACCCCTTTTTGGGCAAGATCGGCAAGGTGCAGCCATGTCTCACTGTCAAGCTCTTCAAGACTGTCAGTATGGTGATGCGGTATGATCATAAAGTGTCCCGGTGTATAGGGATAACGGTTCATTACTACAAAACAGCGGTCGTCACGATAGAGCACGTGCAGACTCTCATCATCGTCCGCATGCGAACTGATGTGGCAGAAGACACACCCCTCTATCTTCTCCCCGCTCACATAGTCACTTCGCCACGGCGCGTACAAAATATCTTTTTGATCGAGCATAACCTGCCTTTTTATTAATGGCAAAGTATAACAAAGTTCTCTTTTTGATTGATATTAACATGAGCGATCGAAAGAAAAAAGTTCTCTTTGCAAAGAGCCTAAGTGCTCCATGCGGTACTCTCTATAAAAAGGCGAAGACAAGATCCGGAAAGAGGATCACACACCCAAGGGCCAGCAGCTGCAGTGCAATAAAAGGGATGATCCCTCTGTATATCTGCATCGTCGTGATGCTCTTTTGCGCCGCGCCTTTCAGGAAGAAGAGCGCCAGACCGAAAGGCGGTGTCAGAAACGAGGCCTGCAGGTTCAAAGCGATCAAGACGGCAAACCAGACCGGGTCAATTCCGAAAGCGTTCATGACAGGGACCAGAATCGGGACGATGATGAACGAAATCTCGATAAAATCGATAAAAAAGCCGAGAATAAAGATGGCTACCATCGAAACGGCAATGAAGACCCAGACATCGCCGATATCTTCGCTGAAAAATGCCAGCACCAGATCGGTACCGCCAAGCTCGTTGAAGACAAGACTGAAAGCGGTCGCACCGATGAGGATCATGAAGATCATCCCGCTGAGCTTGACGGTCTCCAGCATCGCATAGCGCACCATCTTCACGTTCAGGCTCTTATTCATAGCACTTAAAAGCACTGCACCCAGCACGCCGAAGGCCGCCGACTCGGTCGGTGAAGCGATGCCCGCGAAGATGGAACCGAGCACGGCTACCATCAAAAGAAGCGGCGGAAAAATCGAACGCATAAGTTCAAGTAAACCGATCGGCTCGATCTCCTCACTCGAAGGGGCCATCGACGGGTTGATCAAAGAGATGACAATGATGTAGGCGATATAGAGGCCGACCAGCAGCAGCCCGGGAAGGACCGCCCCCATAAAGAGCTCACCAACACTTACGCTCATCACGTCTCCAAGGATGATCAGGATGATGGACGGCGGAATGATCTGCCCCAGCGTACCGCTGGCCGCCACCGTGCCTGATGCCAGCCCTTTGTTGTACCCTGCTTTCAACATCAGCGGCAGCGCGATGACGCTCAGCATCACCACCGAAGCGCTGACGATGCCTGTTGAGGCGGCCAGCAGCGCACCGACAAGTACCACACTGATTGCCAGACCGCCTCTGACACTCCGGAATGCCCGGCTCATCGAGAGCAGCAGCCGCTCGGCCATCTGCGACTTCTCCATTACCAGCCCCATCGCGATAAAGAGCGGCACCGCCATCAATGTCGAATTGCTCATGATCCCGAAGATCCTGAACGGCAGGAGGTTGAAGATCTCAAGACCCAGTTCGGGGATCAAGAGAGCGAAAAGAAGTGCAACCCCGCCGAAGACAAAGGCGACCGGTATGCCCAAAAGCAACAGAGCGAGAGCGAGCAGGAACATGCCGATGGCGATCATTTCAGACCCCTTAGCAGCTGCAGCTCTTTGTAGAGTTCGCTGAGTGCCTGAACGATCAGCAGTATAAAGGCGAGCGGCATCAGCG
Encoded proteins:
- a CDS encoding MTH1187 family thiamine-binding protein, giving the protein MSVLLEFAMFPTSDDCRDGASVSEYVSRIIDMIDQSGAAYQLTPMGTIVETETMREALEIVEKSYEALGDCERVYSSLKFDIRKGKSNRLKTKIASVEREIGREVRK
- a CDS encoding HIT domain-containing protein; the protein is MLDQKDILYAPWRSDYVSGEKIEGCVFCHISSHADDDESLHVLYRDDRCFVVMNRYPYTPGHFMIIPHHHTDSLEELDSETWLHLADLAQKGVRLLKESFNAQGVNIGMNLGGAAGAGIAEHIHLHLVPRWRGDTNFITSIGGTRVYSSDFEKIYQKILSEIPNYFKEC
- a CDS encoding TRAP transporter large permease subunit, translated to MIAIGMFLLALALLLLGIPVAFVFGGVALLFALLIPELGLEIFNLLPFRIFGIMSNSTLMAVPLFIAMGLVMEKSQMAERLLLSMSRAFRSVRGGLAISVVLVGALLAASTGIVSASVVMLSVIALPLMLKAGYNKGLASGTVAASGTLGQIIPPSIILIILGDVMSVSVGELFMGAVLPGLLLVGLYIAYIIVISLINPSMAPSSEEIEPIGLLELMRSIFPPLLLMVAVLGSIFAGIASPTESAAFGVLGAVLLSAMNKSLNVKMVRYAMLETVKLSGMIFMILIGATAFSLVFNELGGTDLVLAFFSEDIGDVWVFIAVSMVAIFILGFFIDFIEISFIIVPILVPVMNAFGIDPVWFAVLIALNLQASFLTPPFGLALFFLKGAAQKSITTMQIYRGIIPFIALQLLALGCVILFPDLVFAFL